A genomic stretch from Pirellulales bacterium includes:
- the corA gene encoding magnesium/cobalt transporter CorA: protein MLGLHRLLAMNPSQKASFHSPRARLGFVPGMPPGALHIPADARAPVLHAVAYHGDDFIEKQLQQPEEVVELLEAWPVVWLNVAGVGDADTITRLGQIFKLHPLALEDVVHLHQRAKVDQYDQRLFIVARMAQLNEGLETEQLSMFVGDKFVLTFIEDPGDCFEAVRERLRGGGRLREAGPGYLAYSLLDAVVDSYFPIVESYAERLDRLEDRVIARPSRRAVAEIHSAKHDLRSLRRIVWPLREAVNSLVRDPSPFVDEETRVHLRDCYDHLVQIIDLVETYRELCSDLTDLYLSSLSNRMNEVMKVLTIIATIFMPLGFITGLYGMNFHTDRSRWNMPELSWPYGYPYALGLMALTVLAMLWYFRRKGWLGNGR, encoded by the coding sequence ATGTTGGGGCTTCACCGCTTGCTCGCCATGAACCCATCGCAGAAAGCTTCGTTTCACTCGCCGCGCGCCCGCTTGGGCTTCGTGCCCGGCATGCCCCCTGGCGCCTTGCACATCCCTGCCGACGCGCGGGCGCCGGTGTTGCACGCCGTCGCTTATCATGGCGATGATTTCATTGAGAAGCAACTGCAACAGCCGGAGGAAGTGGTCGAACTGCTGGAAGCGTGGCCGGTGGTGTGGCTGAACGTCGCCGGCGTCGGCGATGCCGACACGATCACGCGGCTGGGGCAAATCTTCAAGCTGCACCCCTTGGCGCTGGAAGACGTGGTGCATCTGCACCAGCGGGCCAAAGTGGACCAATACGACCAGCGGCTGTTCATCGTGGCCCGCATGGCGCAGCTCAACGAGGGCCTGGAGACGGAACAACTCAGCATGTTCGTCGGCGACAAGTTCGTGCTGACGTTTATTGAAGATCCGGGCGACTGCTTCGAGGCGGTCCGCGAACGGCTGCGCGGCGGCGGACGGTTGCGCGAGGCCGGGCCCGGTTACCTGGCCTACAGCCTGCTCGACGCGGTGGTCGATTCCTATTTTCCGATCGTCGAGTCCTATGCCGAACGGCTCGACCGGCTGGAAGACCGGGTGATTGCCAGGCCCAGCCGCCGCGCCGTCGCGGAGATTCACTCCGCCAAGCACGATTTGCGCAGCTTGCGGCGGATTGTCTGGCCGCTGCGCGAAGCGGTCAACTCGCTGGTCCGCGACCCCTCGCCGTTCGTCGATGAAGAGACGCGCGTCCATTTGCGAGATTGCTACGACCACCTCGTGCAAATCATCGACCTGGTGGAGACCTACCGCGAACTCTGCTCCGACCTGACCGATCTCTATCTATCGAGCCTCAGCAACCGCATGAACGAGGTGATGAAAGTGCTGACCATCATCGCCACGATCTTCATGCCCCTGGGCTTCATCACCGGCCTTTACGGCATGAACTTTCATACCGACCGTTCGCGCTGGAACATGCCGGAACTCAGTTGGCCGTATGGCTATCCCTACGCCCTGGGTCTCATGGCGCTGACGGTGCTGGCGATGCTCTGGTATTTTCGCCGCAAGGGCTGGCTGGGGAATGGCAGATAG
- the trpB gene encoding tryptophan synthase subunit beta — protein MSVTSHVPNAAGRFGAFGGRYVPETLTRALDELVLAYDEARRDPAFQAELDQLYRDYVGRPSPLYHAERLSRHCGGAQIYFKREDLNHTGAHKINNTLGQALLTLRMKKPRVIAETGAGQHGVATATACAHFGLECVVYMGEEDIRRQKLNVFNMRMMGADVRPVTSGSRTLRDAINEAMRDWMSSVENTHYILGSVVGPHPFPMIVRDFQSVIGRETVDQSRRKLGRLPDVVVACVGGGSNAAGMFYPFIELEGVELVGVEAGGRSPRPGDHASPLSFGAPGVLHGSYSYVMQDEDGQTCDVHSISAGLDYPGVGPEHSYWKDTGRVRYDYCGDADALTAFDLVARNEGILPALESSHAVAKAMEIARQLGPDKIVVVCLSGRGDKDAFEVARLRGQNIG, from the coding sequence ATGTCCGTCACCAGCCATGTACCGAATGCCGCCGGGCGGTTTGGCGCCTTTGGAGGGCGCTATGTGCCCGAAACCTTGACACGCGCGCTCGACGAGCTGGTGCTGGCCTACGACGAAGCCCGCCGTGATCCGGCATTTCAGGCCGAGCTCGACCAGCTTTATCGCGACTACGTCGGCCGGCCGTCGCCCCTCTACCATGCCGAGCGGCTCAGCCGGCACTGCGGCGGGGCGCAAATCTATTTTAAGCGTGAAGACCTGAACCATACCGGCGCTCATAAGATCAACAACACGCTCGGCCAGGCCCTGCTGACGTTGCGGATGAAAAAGCCGCGCGTGATCGCCGAGACCGGCGCCGGACAGCACGGCGTGGCCACGGCGACGGCTTGCGCCCATTTCGGATTGGAGTGCGTCGTCTACATGGGCGAAGAAGACATTCGCCGGCAGAAGCTCAACGTGTTCAACATGCGGATGATGGGGGCCGACGTGCGGCCCGTGACCAGCGGCTCGCGCACTCTCCGCGACGCCATCAACGAGGCGATGCGCGACTGGATGAGCTCGGTCGAAAACACGCACTACATTCTCGGCTCGGTGGTCGGCCCGCACCCCTTTCCCATGATCGTCCGCGATTTTCAATCGGTGATCGGCCGCGAAACGGTCGACCAGTCGCGGCGGAAGCTGGGACGGTTGCCCGACGTGGTGGTGGCCTGCGTGGGCGGCGGCAGCAACGCGGCCGGCATGTTCTATCCGTTTATCGAGTTGGAGGGAGTGGAGCTGGTCGGCGTCGAGGCCGGCGGACGCTCGCCGCGGCCGGGCGACCACGCATCGCCGCTTTCCTTTGGCGCGCCCGGCGTGTTGCACGGCAGCTACAGCTATGTGATGCAAGACGAAGACGGCCAAACCTGCGACGTGCATTCGATCTCGGCGGGTCTCGATTATCCCGGCGTCGGCCCGGAGCACAGCTACTGGAAAGACACCGGCCGCGTGCGCTACGATTATTGCGGCGACGCCGACGCTTTGACGGCCTTCGACCTGGTGGCCCGCAACGAAGGCATCTTGCCGGCCCTGGAAAGCTCGCACGCGGTGGCCAAGGCGATGGAGATTGCCCGACAGCTTGGACCGGACAAGATCGTGGTCGTTTGTCTTTCGGGCCGCGGCGACAAGGATGCCTTCGAGGTGGCGAGGTTACGGGGACAGAACATTGGGTGA
- the trpA gene encoding tryptophan synthase subunit alpha encodes MSAVDQLFRRLRAEGQKALMPFVTAGDPDLPFTADVLAELAGRGAQLCEVGIPYSDPIADGPVIQASYTRALARHVKLAEILQMLSGVTPQVTAPLVTMVSYAIVLRHGLARYVDEAKRAGVAGAIVPDLLVEESAELAAICRAADFSLIQLVTPTTPRDRALRIAESSTGFLYYVSVTGITGERTALPRQLLDNVGWLREQTETPICIGFGISQPEHVRLLAPVADGLIVGSAIVRRIATAANRPRAEVLQDVGDYAASLLNALNG; translated from the coding sequence GTGTCGGCCGTTGACCAACTTTTCCGTCGCCTGCGGGCCGAGGGGCAAAAGGCGCTGATGCCCTTCGTGACGGCGGGCGATCCCGATTTGCCGTTCACGGCCGACGTGCTGGCCGAACTGGCAGGCCGCGGTGCCCAGCTCTGCGAGGTCGGCATCCCCTACAGCGATCCCATCGCCGACGGGCCGGTGATCCAGGCTTCCTACACGCGGGCGCTGGCCCGGCACGTGAAACTGGCCGAGATCCTGCAGATGCTCTCCGGAGTGACGCCGCAGGTCACGGCGCCGCTGGTGACGATGGTCAGCTATGCGATTGTTCTCCGCCACGGTTTGGCCCGCTATGTCGATGAGGCGAAGCGGGCGGGCGTGGCGGGGGCGATTGTGCCGGACTTGCTCGTGGAAGAGTCGGCCGAGTTGGCCGCTATCTGTCGCGCGGCCGATTTCAGCCTGATTCAGCTTGTCACGCCGACGACGCCGCGCGACCGCGCCTTGCGGATCGCCGAGAGTTCGACCGGCTTTCTCTATTACGTTTCGGTAACCGGCATCACCGGCGAGCGTACCGCCCTGCCGCGGCAGCTTTTGGACAACGTGGGCTGGCTCCGCGAGCAGACCGAGACACCGATCTGCATCGGTTTTGGCATCAGCCAGCCGGAGCATGTGCGGCTGTTGGCCCCGGTGGCCGATGGCCTGATCGTCGGCTCCGCCATCGTCCGCCGCATCGCCACGGCTGCGAACCGCCCGAGGGCCGAAGTGCTGCAGGACGTGGGAGATTACGCCGCCAGCTTATTGAACGCGCTCAATGGATGA